Proteins encoded together in one Myxococcales bacterium window:
- a CDS encoding sigma-54-dependent Fis family transcriptional regulator, with amino-acid sequence MVNETIDEPSPSAKESSAGPRLALVIVHAYDPGRVGDLLFAPETPKILGREPDEDELAPLVRQRPGQNEARPPLDSPAISRRQCEVVRHREGVLVKNLGRRRLLDARGKAVDTLTLTPGETCEIEGQVAFLCVERPPVLPRLREAFAADFGFGEADGLGIVGESPLAWELREHVAFVAARAAHVLVLGPSGAGKEIVAQAIHALSKRGKKPMVSRSAVTIPEGIADAELFGNLGGYPNPGTPERKGLVGEADGTTLFLDELGELPDEIQARLLRVLDERGEYQRLGEARVRRTDMRLVAATNRPVAALKHDVAARFRLRLTVPGLDERREDVPLLARHILRRVSEADPDIGARFLDDRGEPRLSFPLVRALVAHTYRTNVRELETLLWLALGRAQGDTAELHPEVLEEMARAEDEGPRRPSETLTEEEVRAALERHGGVQDRAYKDLGLKNRFVLHRLMKKWKISTK; translated from the coding sequence ATGGTGAACGAGACCATCGACGAGCCCTCGCCGTCCGCGAAGGAGAGCTCCGCCGGGCCGAGGCTCGCGCTCGTGATCGTGCACGCGTACGACCCTGGCCGCGTGGGAGACCTGCTCTTCGCGCCCGAGACTCCGAAGATCCTCGGGCGCGAGCCCGACGAGGACGAGCTCGCCCCGCTCGTGCGCCAGCGCCCAGGGCAAAACGAAGCTCGCCCGCCGCTCGACTCTCCTGCGATCTCGCGTCGCCAGTGCGAGGTCGTGCGCCACCGCGAGGGCGTGCTCGTGAAGAACCTCGGGCGTCGAAGGCTCCTCGACGCGCGCGGGAAGGCCGTGGACACGCTCACCCTCACGCCGGGCGAGACGTGCGAGATCGAAGGTCAGGTCGCGTTCCTCTGCGTCGAGAGGCCCCCCGTTCTCCCGCGCCTCCGCGAGGCCTTCGCGGCCGATTTTGGCTTCGGAGAAGCCGACGGGCTCGGGATCGTCGGAGAGAGCCCGCTCGCCTGGGAGCTCCGGGAGCACGTCGCCTTCGTGGCAGCCCGCGCGGCCCACGTGCTCGTCCTCGGCCCGAGCGGAGCCGGCAAGGAGATCGTGGCGCAGGCCATCCACGCCCTGTCGAAGCGCGGAAAGAAGCCGATGGTCTCGCGGAGCGCGGTCACCATCCCCGAGGGGATCGCCGACGCGGAGCTCTTCGGGAACCTCGGCGGTTATCCGAACCCTGGCACGCCCGAGCGCAAGGGCCTCGTGGGCGAGGCCGACGGCACGACCCTCTTCCTCGACGAGCTCGGTGAGCTCCCCGACGAGATCCAGGCGCGATTGCTCCGCGTGCTCGACGAGCGCGGCGAGTACCAACGGCTCGGCGAGGCGCGCGTGCGGCGAACGGACATGCGCCTCGTCGCGGCGACGAACCGCCCGGTCGCGGCCCTCAAACACGACGTCGCGGCGCGGTTCCGCCTACGCCTCACGGTGCCCGGGCTCGACGAGCGCCGCGAGGACGTCCCCCTGCTCGCGAGGCACATCCTTCGGCGCGTGAGCGAGGCCGACCCGGACATCGGCGCACGCTTCCTCGACGATCGAGGCGAGCCAAGGCTCTCGTTCCCGCTCGTGCGCGCGCTCGTCGCTCACACGTACCGCACGAACGTCCGCGAGCTCGAGACGTTGCTCTGGCTCGCCCTCGGCCGCGCCCAAGGCGACACCGCCGAGCTCCACCCCGAGGTCCTCGAAGAGATGGCCCGCGCCGAGGACGAAGGCCCACGGCGCCCCTCCGAGACGCTCACGGAGGAGGAGGTCCGTGCGGCCCTCGAGCGCCACGGCGGCGTCCAAGACAGGGCCTACAAGGACCTCGGCCTCAAGAACCGCTTCGTCCTCCACAGGCTCATGAAGAAGTGGAAAATCTCCACGAAATAG
- a CDS encoding serine/threonine protein kinase gives MALMEVLADELSRGTVVADRYVLDRVVGEGGMGVVWAATHTVTGKAFALKFLRESKTSDPKSHGRLVREAKAACAVRHPAVATVLDVLELPSGAPFLVMDLLEGETLTARLARGPLALDEARAIFAPVAEALVAAHEAGVVHRDLKPDNVFLARGADGDEEVKVLDFGIAKIATLTSGPRMTDTGDLVGTPLYMAPEVVFGELDVDGRADVWALGVMLYEALTGAPPTAAPTVGLTLKAITSGPLPPLSEAAPDVPRPLAALVDRMLTRAPGERPTPAEIARALRDDDAHHDLPAPSEPRTKVSPSAERRGHVGRVGRVSLGLVLVLAGAGAVRLTLPRRAEAPPIAIEEALPPAVTLAPASALRDEPDASPPPAPATPKPSASLAPAAPRPAPRPSVSTVEPPSPNVAPTAGHDSGIIPTHDRK, from the coding sequence ATGGCCCTCATGGAAGTCCTCGCCGACGAGCTGTCTCGAGGCACGGTGGTCGCCGACCGCTACGTGCTCGACCGCGTCGTGGGGGAGGGCGGGATGGGCGTCGTGTGGGCGGCGACGCACACGGTCACGGGCAAGGCCTTTGCGCTAAAATTCCTAAGAGAATCGAAGACTTCCGACCCCAAGAGCCACGGCCGCCTCGTTCGCGAGGCGAAGGCCGCGTGCGCGGTTCGGCACCCCGCCGTGGCCACCGTGCTCGACGTGCTCGAGCTCCCGAGCGGCGCGCCGTTCCTCGTCATGGATCTGCTCGAGGGGGAGACCCTCACGGCGCGGCTCGCGCGCGGGCCGCTCGCGCTCGACGAGGCCCGCGCGATCTTCGCGCCGGTCGCCGAGGCGCTCGTGGCGGCGCACGAGGCGGGCGTCGTGCACCGCGACCTCAAGCCCGACAACGTCTTCCTCGCGCGGGGAGCCGACGGCGACGAGGAGGTGAAGGTCCTCGATTTCGGCATCGCGAAGATCGCGACGCTCACGTCGGGCCCGCGCATGACCGACACGGGGGACCTCGTCGGCACGCCTCTCTACATGGCGCCCGAGGTCGTGTTCGGAGAGCTCGACGTCGACGGGCGCGCGGACGTGTGGGCGCTCGGTGTCATGCTGTACGAGGCGCTCACCGGCGCGCCACCGACCGCCGCGCCGACCGTGGGCCTCACGCTGAAGGCGATCACGAGCGGACCGCTGCCACCTCTGTCCGAGGCCGCGCCCGACGTCCCCCGCCCGCTCGCGGCGCTCGTCGATCGCATGCTCACGCGCGCCCCCGGTGAGCGCCCCACCCCAGCCGAGATCGCGCGCGCGCTCCGCGACGACGACGCGCACCACGACCTCCCGGCTCCGTCGGAGCCTCGAACGAAGGTTTCGCCGTCTGCGGAGCGACGCGGGCATGTAGGGCGCGTGGGGCGCGTGTCGCTCGGCCTCGTGCTCGTGCTCGCGGGCGCCGGTGCCGTGCGCCTCACGCTCCCGAGACGCGCCGAGGCGCCGCCCATCGCGATCGAGGAGGCCCTGCCTCCGGCGGTCACGCTCGCGCCCGCGTCGGCCCTCCGAGACGAGCCCGACGCGAGCCCTCCTCCAGCCCCGGCGACGCCCAAGCCCTCCGCGTCGCTCGCGCCCGCGGCCCCGCGCCCTGCCCCGCGCCCCTCGGTCTCGACGGTCGAGCCTCCGTCCCCCAACGTGGCGCCCACGGCCGGGCACGACTCTGGCATCATCCCGACCCATGATCGGAAGTAG
- a CDS encoding patatin-like phospholipase family protein has translation MSVVRAPAAKRVLYIGPSAEQGRAFCASVGAAEGVTRVSPDGKTLAWSDIVCTFLVEERAVGLVDELAKSYVNLLVLDLRGDTASERENATRAMAVLDELDAPEDVEVRYGFHRILALVSGTSAFSDRIVLELGARGVGRVIRHAAYETSTTVDPSFGARFVDEATVALNDRKLGKRALCAAGGGITGIFFELGVMKCLDDALDQGGVNGFEMFFGISAGAVVTGPIAVGYSVDEYMAAVAGVPGGRVPALDLRLFRLGHVDVPGFVRRFGMAARAAFGSVARPLLGKGRELSREQVLFGYLDLVAPPFRADKFEELLRGILDAPGGTNDFRKLARPLFVGATDQDARRHVLFGDEEHADIPISQAIQASLSINPAFSATSIRGRYYEDGAITRTTNFAEAIRRGATLIFVVDPFLPYVARTPGYNDRRGILYNIDQDVRTISYTRYESSRNHVLRKHPEVKSYTFVPANRQRRLISQNPMDHRPYLEIWRGAYLSTYNRLVHLRPRLEGDLRAHGVGLDLSRAEAVAERLKASRELSLSDFFPDGKIAIRTPPLGGHGQRRTVEPPRVAVQL, from the coding sequence GTGAGCGTCGTACGGGCGCCCGCCGCAAAACGTGTGCTTTACATTGGCCCGTCGGCCGAGCAGGGGCGCGCCTTCTGCGCCTCGGTCGGCGCCGCCGAGGGCGTGACGCGGGTCTCTCCCGACGGCAAGACGCTCGCGTGGTCCGACATCGTGTGCACGTTCCTCGTCGAGGAGCGCGCCGTGGGCCTCGTCGACGAGCTCGCGAAGAGCTACGTGAACCTGCTCGTGCTCGACCTCCGCGGCGACACGGCCTCCGAGCGCGAGAACGCGACCCGCGCGATGGCCGTGCTCGACGAGCTCGACGCCCCGGAGGACGTCGAGGTGCGGTACGGGTTCCACCGCATCCTCGCCCTCGTGTCGGGGACGAGCGCCTTCTCGGATCGCATCGTGCTCGAGCTCGGCGCGCGGGGCGTGGGGCGCGTGATCCGCCACGCGGCCTACGAGACGTCGACCACCGTCGATCCCTCGTTCGGCGCCCGCTTCGTCGACGAGGCGACGGTCGCGCTCAACGATCGCAAGCTCGGCAAGCGCGCCCTCTGCGCGGCCGGCGGCGGCATCACGGGCATCTTCTTCGAGCTCGGCGTCATGAAATGCCTCGACGATGCCCTCGATCAGGGAGGCGTGAACGGCTTCGAGATGTTCTTCGGCATCAGCGCCGGGGCCGTCGTCACCGGGCCCATCGCCGTCGGTTACTCGGTCGACGAGTACATGGCCGCCGTGGCCGGGGTCCCCGGGGGGCGAGTCCCCGCGCTCGATCTGCGCCTCTTTCGCCTCGGGCACGTCGACGTCCCCGGTTTCGTGCGGCGCTTCGGCATGGCCGCGCGTGCGGCGTTCGGGAGCGTCGCGCGGCCGCTGCTCGGGAAGGGGCGGGAGCTGTCACGCGAGCAGGTGCTCTTCGGGTACCTCGACCTCGTCGCGCCGCCCTTCCGCGCCGACAAGTTCGAGGAGCTCTTGCGAGGCATCCTCGACGCCCCCGGGGGCACGAACGACTTCCGCAAGCTCGCGCGCCCGCTCTTCGTCGGCGCGACCGATCAAGACGCGCGCCGCCACGTGCTCTTCGGCGACGAGGAGCACGCCGATATCCCCATCAGCCAGGCCATCCAAGCCTCGCTCAGCATCAACCCGGCGTTCTCGGCCACGTCGATCCGTGGCCGCTACTACGAGGACGGCGCGATCACGCGCACCACGAACTTCGCCGAGGCCATCCGCCGCGGCGCGACGCTCATCTTCGTGGTCGACCCGTTCCTGCCCTACGTCGCGCGCACCCCGGGCTACAACGACCGCCGCGGCATCCTCTACAACATCGACCAGGACGTGCGCACGATCTCCTACACGCGCTACGAGAGCTCGCGGAACCACGTCCTCCGCAAGCACCCCGAGGTGAAGAGCTACACGTTCGTGCCCGCGAACCGTCAGCGCCGCCTCATCTCGCAGAACCCGATGGATCATCGGCCGTACCTCGAGATTTGGCGGGGCGCGTACCTGTCGACGTACAACCGGCTCGTCCACCTGCGCCCGCGCCTCGAGGGCGATCTCCGCGCCCACGGGGTCGGCCTCGACTTGTCCCGCGCTGAGGCGGTGGCCGAGCGCCTCAAGGCCTCGCGCGAGCTCTCCCTCTCGGACTTCTTTCCGGACGGCAAGATCGCCATTCGCACCCCGCCGCTCGGCGGTCACGGTCAACGGCGTACGGTCGAGCCGCCCCGGGTCGCGGTCCAGCTCTGA
- a CDS encoding urate hydroxylase PuuD: MNAHLREILDLVVRWVHIIAGIMWIGNSLLFNWLDRNLEKAPGKGKLSEGEIWLLHSGAFYQVEKKLLAPGEMPKTLHWFKWQNFTTWASGIALLVVVYYMGGAALLPDPQIANLHPHMLMTIGIGSIVGGWVVYDLLWKIVGKKSPMAATVLSIAALFGLAFGLTHAMSGRAAFLHVGVVMGTCMTGNVWMTIVPSQRELVNATEQGREQDKALSLKAKQRSIHNNYMTFPLLFIMVSNHFPAVTGAKASWAALFVVMTTGALVRHFMNVRFTFKPWFPITAGVVLSGLVGTYVLTARWDEPKATADASGPKVAFAEARSVIETRCTSCHSQNPTDDLFKAPPSGVMLDTPERMKLLAPRIRERAYVLKTMPLMNKTQITDAERDILGRWVAQGANID, from the coding sequence GTGAACGCACACCTTAGGGAAATCCTCGATCTGGTCGTCCGCTGGGTCCACATCATCGCGGGCATCATGTGGATCGGCAACTCGCTCCTCTTCAACTGGCTCGATCGCAACCTCGAGAAGGCGCCGGGCAAAGGGAAGCTCTCGGAGGGCGAGATCTGGCTGCTCCACTCGGGTGCGTTCTATCAAGTCGAGAAGAAGCTCCTCGCGCCCGGCGAGATGCCGAAGACGCTCCACTGGTTCAAGTGGCAGAACTTCACCACGTGGGCGAGCGGCATCGCGCTGCTCGTCGTCGTCTATTACATGGGCGGCGCGGCGCTCCTCCCCGATCCGCAGATCGCGAACCTGCACCCGCACATGCTGATGACGATCGGCATCGGGAGCATCGTCGGGGGGTGGGTCGTCTACGATCTGTTGTGGAAGATCGTAGGCAAAAAGAGCCCGATGGCGGCCACGGTGCTCTCGATCGCGGCGCTCTTCGGTCTCGCGTTCGGCCTCACCCACGCCATGAGCGGGCGCGCGGCGTTCCTGCACGTGGGCGTGGTGATGGGCACGTGCATGACCGGCAACGTGTGGATGACCATCGTGCCCTCGCAGCGCGAGCTCGTGAACGCCACCGAGCAAGGCCGCGAGCAGGACAAGGCGCTCAGCCTGAAGGCGAAGCAGCGCAGCATCCACAACAACTACATGACGTTCCCGCTCCTCTTCATCATGGTCTCGAACCATTTCCCGGCCGTGACCGGGGCGAAGGCGAGCTGGGCGGCCCTCTTCGTGGTGATGACCACGGGCGCGCTCGTGCGCCACTTCATGAACGTGCGCTTCACGTTCAAGCCGTGGTTCCCCATCACGGCGGGCGTCGTGCTCTCGGGGCTCGTGGGCACGTACGTGCTCACCGCGCGGTGGGACGAGCCCAAGGCCACGGCCGACGCGTCGGGCCCCAAGGTGGCCTTCGCCGAAGCGCGCTCCGTGATCGAGACGCGCTGCACCTCGTGCCACTCGCAGAACCCGACCGACGACCTCTTCAAGGCCCCTCCGAGCGGCGTCATGCTCGACACCCCCGAGCGCATGAAGCTCCTCGCCCCGCGCATCCGCGAACGCGCGTACGTGCTGAAGACCATGCCCCTCATGAACAAGACCCAGATCACCGACGCCGAGCGCGACATCTTGGGCCGTTGGGTCGCCCAGGGCGCCAATATCGACTGA